In the genome of Erpetoichthys calabaricus chromosome 13, fErpCal1.3, whole genome shotgun sequence, the window acggacaacgcagctaatatgattagggcagcatctgtgaataactggccgaggctacactgctttggtcacagacttcatttagccATCGGtaagttgtatgtttttttcccaGATATATTGAAACAatttgacaatttaaaaatattaattgttgCTGTTTTAGTGATATTATAATCAGGGGTGCACATAACTGGTACGCAGGTACGCGTAACGTCATTTTGTTACTACAGCGCTTTCGCTTACAAAACAGAAGAGCTCTTGACTTTGACCGTTTTTTGACAGCGTGCGATTAAAATTTCACCTTCACcatttgttttatgtcctttcgGTTTAGGTACTGCGTTTATGTTCGAAAAGTGTTTATTCCTCCGACTCAGGACCCTATTCTGCACCGGCGGAAAGCACCATACAAAGTGGTTtcgttttgaaataaaataattttgcgtATTTTCTGCCTGTGGCAGTGGTAATTTTTAAATGAGGCGCAGCTGTGCGCATTTTCGGCTACTTTAAGATAGCCAAATGACAGTGCGCTCTTCACCAACAGTCTTTAGTCAGTGACgttatttattaaacaatatttaagcGCCACGCACTCACGTGATATTAGATACATACTcaaatagcattttattttatttcggtTTTATCACAAAACAACAACTGATTCTTTCATACCATTTTTAATGAAACGCAATACATTTGTTTAATGCATATTACGCTCAAGATGCAACCTTGTGTTCCGTCAAGTTGCACAATGACGATAAAAACCACAAAACCTTAAGGGAGCGATCTGCACTTATTAAGACCTCGCTGCGGAGTGCGTACCAAACACCAGCTCCTGCTACTCACCTGAGGAACACACTCAAAAAGTTATGTGTACCCCTGATTATAATGACACATTATAATGACAATGAGTCATATGTCTACAGTATAATAATCATCATTTTTATTCTGCTAATCTATCAAATTAGAcacatttaaaagttaaaaaatatttgattagtcAAATACtattatgttaatgtttgtgaacccAGATGAGTTTAGAATAAGtgagtgtttattatttattaataaatgtttgatAATTGTCTTATGTAGGTGTATATAAttagtgaaataaaaaacatttttttttttttatttctgatcaaAAGTTGCATAAACAACAAGAGTCTTCCTGtgtcttactgtttttttttctgatcatgtTTATTTCCTGAAGAGAATGCCATGAAGGATCCAAGAATTGACCGGGCTGTGGGGCTCTGTAAAAAGTTGGTGAGCTCCTTCTCTTACAGCTGGAAGCGTAAGAGAGAGTTTTTAGTTGCACAAAAGGAGATGAAACTCCCACAGCACTCACTGAAAACAGAGTGTCCAACAAGGTGGGGATCACGTCAGGCCATGATAGAGAGAATCATCGAGCAGCAAAAGGCCATTGCACATGTCCTGTCCTCTGACAAGAAGTCTCGTCATCTTATCTCAACATGGCAGGACATGGATGTACTAGAGGCAATCAACAAATCCTTGCACCCTCTAGTTAATTTTACAGATGCACTGTCTGGCGAGAAGTATGTCAGCGTGTCATTTGTTAAGCCAGTTCTTCATCTTTTCAACGTATCAATCTTGAAAGTTAAGGATGACGATACTGACCTGTCAAGAGCAATCAAGTCTAAAATTTTGGAGTACCTAAACGAAAAATACAGTGACCCAGACATCCAAGCTCTATTGGACATGGCATCTACGGTGGATCCACGATTTAAGATGAGATACACGGCTGaggacaacaaaacaacaattcaATCCAGACTCAAAGCTGAGAtgcagactttggcaatgatggtAATAAAAATGAGCTGCACTGAGATCTATATTAGTGTTTTGTGTCTCAATTAGTTAAATTTGTTGTAAATGCCTTTTTCTGTGTTTAGGTGCCACCCCAAGAAACAGCACAAGAGACCAGCGAGGAGGATGCTGAAGCTGGATGTGCCCCAAAGAAAAAGATGACTTTAGGAAGCTACTTTAAAACTGCTGAACAAGCCTTGCCACCTAACAACCAGAAATCCAGTGTAGCCTGTGAGCTGGAATCTTACTTACAGTCAAGCTACCTGGATAGTGAGGGGGACCCATTAAAATGGTGGAAAGAACATGAAAAGATCTAACCAAGGCTTTAAAAAGTGGCAAAAAAATACTTGTGCATACCAGCCACAAGCTCTCCTTCAGAGAGGGTTTTTAGTTCCAGTGGAAATGTAGTTACTTGCTTGCGGTCTTCCCTAAAGCCCGAACAAGTTGACAGGCTTGTGTTCTTAGCCAAAAATCTGTAACATGTTGTAaaaattttttattcttatttgattttattacaagTTGATGTAAAAGAGGcagtgtaattttatttatttaccacagCTAAGAAATTCTAAACATGTtcggtttgtttatttttctttatttgtggctGTAAAGTGCAATAAGAATACACAAGTGAATAAAAGTtcattaccaaaggaataatcgtcattattaatcgtaataaaaa includes:
- the LOC127530013 gene encoding uncharacterized protein LOC127530013, translated to MIERIIEQQKAIAHVLSSDKKSRHLISTWQDMDVLEAINKSLHPLVNFTDALSGEKYVSVSFVKPVLHLFNVSILKVKDDDTDLSRAIKSKILEYLNEKYSDPDIQALLDMASTVDPRFKMRYTAEDNKTTIQSRLKAEMQTLAMMVPPQETAQETSEEDAEAGCAPKKKMTLGSYFKTAEQALPPNNQKSSVACELESYLQSSYLDRHSRAVEQRLQRPPNESEERLSERKGRQELCRPRTVWLRSVAAAKTGLAERSSCCKGSAGNTSDGVLVFTTNGAYHRCVICEINDVAHAVTVATVMDHQDEE